A portion of the Paenibacillus hamazuiensis genome contains these proteins:
- a CDS encoding S8 family serine peptidase — MLKQTTIYITAASLIGISALAANPPAANAEGPQPVRIAAAATDPLIEKQTYLQSIHIEEAWNQATGNNAMVIAMVDTGVDLSHKDLIPNLVDGVNLINPELPPQDDNGHGTNVAGVIAAVANNDRGVAGILWKAKLMPIKALEGDGTGGEAKLGEGIKYAVDHGAKIVVLSLGLNKYSSYMSEIVQYAEDHDVLLVAATGNEGNRVKYPAAYPTVLAVGGMSADKQAAERSNTGPEIDVVAPWDVFTTAIGGDYGYQEGTSMAAPQVAAVAALAWAKYPWMKPYEIRSLIRQTAEDLSGKGWSESVGYGLLRADRVMNEPYLEDMYEPNNRKDQAKAISISKMVSAVFTGGDDADWYALNAPYNGSMQLSLQMGPGFPVTVNHFNADGTFQSYTLGAGNTLTVPVLKGTNYIQLQLKDRSAKVKTPYRLTTSFQIYRDEFEDNDRQYKAFVLPVRSQTITGTFHQQNDQDWYMLPVRQSGTLRVKLSVDTARMDPVLFIQKTGEKGTTIDQGGDGAGESTTAISVFPGDYYIRVNNIKDYSYPVVGEYTLGFEYEAKMIDPNEPNDKPYQATAIRSDSLYEGVIGREGDADWFLLKVDAESIAELRLTGIPEGVSMTMAEYDSGLKQLRSTESGYSQREVVLQRRLPPGTYYVKLTSSEPFDTSMYGFEAKVKPLVGGFTDIYGHWAANDIVQAAQRGIIDGYGGYLFLPDKTITRAEAAAIIVRAFKLAKERAVRYTDLKFSHWAYSFVAKAAQAGIVDGYPDGSFAPDQPVTRMEMTAMVARAMKITGKQRGVSPFSDVDDEYWGIGLLKQMKAEGWISGFPDGTFRPEQPATRAQFVTMLESVLN, encoded by the coding sequence ATGCTAAAACAAACGACGATTTATATAACGGCAGCCAGCCTTATAGGAATAAGCGCTCTCGCGGCGAATCCGCCGGCGGCAAATGCGGAAGGACCGCAGCCGGTGCGCATCGCCGCGGCGGCGACGGACCCTTTGATCGAGAAGCAAACGTATTTGCAATCGATTCATATCGAGGAAGCATGGAACCAGGCGACCGGCAACAACGCGATGGTCATAGCGATGGTCGATACCGGTGTCGATCTTTCCCATAAAGATCTCATTCCGAATTTGGTCGATGGGGTCAATCTGATTAACCCGGAATTGCCGCCCCAGGACGACAACGGGCATGGCACCAACGTGGCCGGCGTCATCGCCGCAGTAGCCAACAATGATCGCGGGGTCGCGGGCATACTGTGGAAGGCGAAGCTGATGCCGATCAAAGCGCTCGAAGGAGACGGCACCGGCGGGGAGGCGAAGCTCGGCGAGGGCATCAAATATGCGGTGGATCACGGAGCGAAAATCGTGGTACTATCGCTTGGTTTAAATAAATATTCCAGCTATATGAGCGAAATCGTGCAGTATGCGGAAGATCACGACGTGCTGCTCGTCGCAGCCACAGGAAACGAAGGCAACCGGGTCAAATATCCGGCTGCTTACCCGACCGTCCTTGCCGTAGGCGGCATGAGCGCCGATAAACAAGCGGCCGAGCGTTCGAATACGGGCCCGGAAATCGATGTGGTCGCTCCGTGGGATGTATTTACAACGGCGATCGGCGGGGACTACGGCTACCAGGAGGGGACGTCGATGGCCGCGCCTCAAGTGGCTGCTGTCGCAGCGCTTGCATGGGCGAAATATCCCTGGATGAAACCGTACGAAATTCGCAGCTTGATCCGGCAAACGGCCGAGGATTTAAGCGGCAAAGGCTGGAGCGAGTCGGTCGGATACGGTCTGCTGAGAGCCGACCGGGTGATGAACGAACCGTATCTTGAGGATATGTACGAGCCGAACAACCGGAAAGATCAGGCGAAGGCGATCTCGATAAGCAAGATGGTCAGCGCCGTGTTTACAGGGGGAGACGATGCAGACTGGTACGCTCTGAACGCCCCATATAACGGCAGCATGCAGCTGTCGCTGCAAATGGGCCCGGGTTTCCCCGTGACGGTAAATCATTTTAATGCCGACGGCACGTTTCAAAGCTATACGCTGGGTGCGGGGAATACGCTAACCGTACCCGTACTGAAGGGAACGAACTACATCCAGCTTCAGCTCAAGGACAGATCGGCCAAGGTCAAGACCCCTTACCGGCTGACGACTTCTTTTCAAATCTACAGAGATGAGTTTGAAGATAACGACCGTCAATATAAAGCGTTTGTGCTTCCCGTGCGGAGTCAGACCATAACGGGGACGTTCCATCAACAAAACGACCAGGATTGGTATATGCTTCCTGTCCGGCAGTCGGGCACGCTGCGTGTCAAATTGTCCGTAGATACGGCGAGAATGGACCCTGTGCTGTTTATCCAAAAAACCGGCGAAAAAGGAACGACGATCGACCAGGGCGGCGACGGAGCCGGCGAAAGCACAACCGCGATTTCTGTGTTTCCCGGCGATTATTATATACGGGTAAACAATATAAAGGATTATTCGTATCCGGTGGTTGGCGAATATACGCTAGGGTTCGAATATGAAGCGAAGATGATCGATCCGAATGAGCCGAACGACAAGCCTTATCAGGCAACGGCGATTCGTTCGGACAGCCTATACGAAGGCGTTATCGGCAGAGAAGGGGATGCGGACTGGTTCCTGCTGAAAGTGGATGCCGAAAGCATCGCAGAGCTGCGGCTTACCGGTATCCCGGAAGGTGTGAGCATGACGATGGCCGAGTATGATTCCGGCCTTAAGCAGCTGCGGTCAACCGAGAGCGGGTACTCTCAAAGGGAAGTCGTGTTGCAGCGGCGATTGCCGCCGGGCACCTACTACGTTAAATTGACGTCCAGCGAGCCGTTCGATACTTCGATGTACGGATTTGAGGCGAAGGTAAAGCCGCTCGTCGGCGGGTTTACCGATATTTACGGCCATTGGGCGGCAAACGATATCGTACAGGCAGCTCAGCGCGGGATCATCGACGGGTACGGGGGATATCTATTCCTGCCGGACAAAACGATCACGCGCGCAGAGGCCGCTGCGATCATTGTGCGCGCGTTTAAGCTGGCCAAGGAGCGTGCTGTCCGCTATACCGATCTGAAGTTTAGCCACTGGGCTTATTCCTTTGTTGCGAAAGCTGCGCAGGCAGGAATCGTCGACGGTTACCCGGACGGTTCGTTTGCTCCGGATCAACCGGTAACCCGGATGGAGATGACGGCGATGGTGGCCAGAGCAATGAAGATTACCGGCAAACAGCGGGGAGTATCGCCTTTTTCCGATGTTGACGATGAGTATTGGGGAATCGGTTTGCTGAAGCAAATGAAGGCCGAAGGCTGGATATCCGGTTTTCCGGACGGCACCTTCAGGCCGGAGCAACCGGCTACCCGGGCGCAGTTTGTCACGATGCTGGAAAGCGTGCTAAACTAA
- a CDS encoding DUF1146 family protein, producing METDPYNASLGLSGLINIFVVIVCIGLSWWGLQEFRFDMLLRRPKSAAAKLLQIFLSVALGSLVARFIIEYFHWSTWLHEMF from the coding sequence ATGGAGACGGATCCGTATAACGCGTCGCTGGGGCTCAGCGGGCTGATCAATATTTTTGTCGTGATCGTATGCATCGGCTTGTCGTGGTGGGGGCTGCAGGAGTTTCGCTTCGATATGCTGCTGCGCCGTCCGAAAAGCGCCGCCGCGAAGCTGCTCCAAATCTTTCTCTCGGTCGCTCTCGGTTCGCTGGTGGCCCGATTTATCATCGAATATTTTCACTGGTCCACCTGGCTTCACGAGATGTTCTAA
- the murA gene encoding UDP-N-acetylglucosamine 1-carboxyvinyltransferase: MSKIIVRGGKRLSGKVKIHGAKNAVLPIIAASILGSEGISVIHDAPPLDDVIVINKVLESLGIDVEYTNETVRIGAERIATCEASYELVRKMRASFLVMGPLLARMGQARISLPGGCAIGTRPIDQHLKGFEAMGAEIELGQGFIEARVHGRLKGAKVYLDVASVGATENIMMAATLAEGTTIIENAAREPEIVDLANYLNAMGAKIRGAGTGIIRIDGVDKLTGAVHTVIPDRIEAGTYMIAAAITGSDLFIEGAIADHLRPVISKMQEMGVQIDEDENGLRVYTDRPLKAVDVKTLPYPGFPTDMQSQMMALLLVADGTSLVTETVFENRFMHVEEFVNMSAQIKVDGRTAVVSGGAKLRGAKVCATDLRAGAALILAALAAEGETEITGVHHIDRGYVDIAQKLRLVGADIERLPLEVRQEQPEVGLFAVQPTWA; the protein is encoded by the coding sequence ATGAGCAAAATTATCGTCCGCGGCGGCAAAAGATTATCCGGCAAGGTCAAGATTCACGGCGCCAAAAACGCCGTTCTGCCGATTATCGCAGCCTCTATCCTGGGGTCCGAAGGCATCAGTGTCATTCACGATGCGCCTCCCCTAGACGATGTGATTGTCATTAACAAAGTGTTGGAAAGTCTCGGCATCGATGTCGAATATACAAACGAAACGGTGCGCATCGGCGCGGAGCGCATCGCAACTTGCGAAGCATCCTACGAGCTGGTGCGCAAAATGCGGGCTTCCTTTCTCGTCATGGGGCCGCTTCTCGCCCGCATGGGTCAAGCCCGCATCTCGCTTCCCGGCGGCTGTGCAATCGGCACCAGGCCTATCGACCAGCATTTAAAGGGCTTTGAAGCGATGGGAGCCGAGATTGAGCTCGGGCAAGGCTTCATCGAAGCCCGTGTTCACGGACGGCTGAAAGGGGCCAAAGTGTATTTGGATGTGGCAAGTGTCGGCGCGACCGAAAATATTATGATGGCCGCCACCCTGGCGGAAGGCACGACGATCATTGAGAACGCGGCGCGCGAGCCGGAAATCGTCGACCTTGCGAATTATTTGAACGCGATGGGGGCCAAAATCCGCGGAGCCGGCACCGGCATCATCCGCATCGATGGCGTAGACAAGCTTACGGGCGCTGTACATACCGTCATTCCGGACCGCATTGAAGCGGGTACATATATGATTGCCGCCGCCATTACCGGCAGCGATTTATTCATTGAAGGCGCGATTGCCGACCATTTGCGGCCGGTTATCTCGAAAATGCAGGAGATGGGCGTGCAGATCGACGAAGACGAGAACGGGCTTCGGGTTTATACCGACCGGCCGCTGAAAGCGGTCGATGTAAAGACGCTGCCGTACCCCGGTTTCCCGACCGACATGCAGTCGCAGATGATGGCGCTGCTGCTGGTAGCCGACGGCACGAGTCTGGTTACCGAAACGGTATTCGAAAACCGTTTCATGCACGTCGAAGAATTTGTTAATATGAGCGCGCAGATCAAAGTGGATGGGCGCACCGCCGTCGTCAGCGGCGGGGCTAAGCTGCGGGGCGCCAAAGTTTGCGCGACCGACCTGAGGGCGGGAGCGGCGCTCATTTTGGCGGCGCTTGCCGCCGAAGGGGAAACCGAAATTACCGGCGTTCACCACATTGACCGCGGGTACGTCGATATCGCCCAGAAGCTGCGGCTCGTCGGCGCCGATATTGAGCGGCTCCCGCTGGAAGTCCGGCAGGAGCAGCCCGAAGTCGGACTGTTCGCCGTACAGCCTACATGGGCATAA
- the spoIID gene encoding stage II sporulation protein D, with protein MKQRKRSIAIWVGICLASLLVTIMLVPAILVKRGLPNQAGAESAGLSQGGDKQADKQVMVPVYMTKQQRTEQIGLEQYVKGVLAAEMPIEFEPEALKAQAMAARTYIIRRMSEQDASNVPVKDALVTDTIAHQAYVTDEELKERWGPQYEVNMDKLVRAVRETEDIILTYQGQPINATFFSTSNGYTENAEDYWGQYIPYLRSVESPWDRKLSPRFKETVSIPIKDVQRKLGLGSIVPVSTKSAGIRVLEKTKGQRIKTLSIGGKVFSGREVREKLGLNSSGFEWTVKGSDLVFTTYGYGHGVGMSQWGANGMAKEGSKAEDIVKHYYTGIELSHSSVLFPKK; from the coding sequence ATGAAACAACGTAAGCGAAGTATTGCAATCTGGGTGGGCATCTGTCTCGCCAGTCTGCTTGTCACCATCATGCTGGTGCCGGCGATTCTAGTAAAACGCGGCTTGCCGAATCAAGCGGGGGCCGAATCCGCCGGGTTGTCCCAAGGCGGCGATAAACAAGCGGACAAGCAAGTGATGGTTCCGGTCTACATGACGAAACAGCAAAGAACGGAGCAGATCGGTCTGGAGCAGTATGTGAAGGGCGTACTGGCCGCAGAGATGCCGATCGAATTCGAACCCGAAGCGTTGAAAGCTCAGGCGATGGCGGCCCGCACTTACATTATCCGGCGGATGAGCGAGCAGGATGCGAGCAACGTCCCGGTCAAAGATGCGCTTGTGACCGATACGATCGCCCATCAGGCATATGTGACCGATGAGGAGCTGAAGGAGCGGTGGGGCCCGCAGTATGAGGTGAATATGGACAAACTGGTCAGGGCCGTTCGGGAAACGGAGGACATCATATTGACGTATCAGGGCCAGCCGATCAATGCGACGTTTTTTTCCACCAGCAACGGATATACGGAAAATGCCGAGGATTATTGGGGGCAATATATTCCATATTTGCGGAGCGTGGAGAGCCCGTGGGACCGGAAGCTGTCGCCGCGTTTTAAAGAAACGGTGTCGATCCCGATCAAGGATGTGCAGCGCAAACTCGGACTTGGCTCGATTGTTCCGGTCAGCACGAAATCGGCCGGCATTCGCGTGCTGGAAAAAACGAAGGGTCAGCGGATCAAGACTCTGTCGATCGGCGGCAAAGTTTTTTCCGGCCGCGAAGTGCGGGAAAAACTCGGACTAAACTCCTCCGGGTTCGAATGGACCGTAAAAGGCAGCGATCTCGTATTTACGACATACGGTTACGGGCACGGGGTCGGGATGAGCCAGTGGGGGGCGAACGGAATGGCGAAGGAGGGCAGCAAAGCGGAGGATATCGTCAAACATTACTATACCGGAATTGAACTCTCTCACAGTTCCGTACTATTTCCCAAGAAATAA
- a CDS encoding M23 family metallopeptidase produces the protein MNDQKQDLKTKEEAPNTTQGAQTNAWKRLLAKKWVFPATYMAAAAIILTLMWVYQDSGKSKIADNTQVGLDSSKQTVTDNVSGPDAVAVNSPAETMSWPFKDRNELEVVMHYFDSKASNEVRQAAMVEYGDTFTPHVGIDYARNDKQPFDVLAAMSGKVTAVEKNPVVGNLVEITHSNGLVTVYQSLADVKVVKDQQVKKGEVIAQAGRSEMEKDEGVHLHFEVRQGQGGPALNPEQFFPEQ, from the coding sequence ATGAATGATCAAAAACAAGATTTGAAGACCAAAGAAGAAGCTCCTAATACTACCCAAGGGGCGCAAACTAACGCGTGGAAGAGACTGCTCGCTAAGAAATGGGTATTCCCGGCAACCTACATGGCAGCAGCGGCAATCATCTTAACGTTAATGTGGGTGTACCAGGATTCCGGCAAGTCCAAAATCGCCGATAATACGCAAGTCGGCTTGGATTCGTCGAAACAAACGGTCACCGACAACGTATCGGGGCCCGATGCCGTTGCCGTCAATTCTCCGGCCGAAACGATGTCCTGGCCTTTCAAGGACCGAAACGAACTGGAAGTGGTCATGCATTACTTTGACAGCAAAGCATCCAACGAGGTTAGACAAGCGGCTATGGTCGAATACGGGGATACGTTTACTCCGCATGTAGGCATCGACTACGCAAGAAACGACAAGCAGCCGTTTGACGTTTTGGCGGCGATGAGCGGCAAAGTAACGGCCGTGGAGAAAAATCCGGTCGTCGGCAACCTCGTGGAAATTACCCATTCGAACGGGCTCGTAACCGTGTACCAAAGCCTCGCGGACGTCAAGGTCGTCAAAGACCAGCAGGTGAAAAAAGGCGAAGTCATCGCCCAAGCCGGCCGCAGCGAAATGGAGAAAGACGAAGGCGTTCATCTTCATTTCGAAGTGCGTCAAGGCCAAGGCGGTCCGGCCCTTAATCCGGAGCAGTTTTTCCCGGAGCAATAA
- the spoIIID gene encoding sporulation transcriptional regulator SpoIIID, giving the protein MHDYIKERTIKIGRCLVETKHTVRTIAKEFGVSKSTVHKDLTERLPEINPELANQVKHILEYHKSIRHLRGGEATKIKYRKTRSPKASDKLVTVK; this is encoded by the coding sequence GTGCACGATTACATCAAAGAGCGGACTATCAAGATCGGTCGATGCCTTGTCGAAACCAAGCATACGGTCCGCACGATCGCGAAGGAATTCGGCGTTTCCAAAAGCACAGTGCACAAGGATTTGACCGAGCGGCTGCCGGAAATCAATCCGGAGCTGGCCAATCAGGTCAAGCATATTTTGGAATATCACAAGTCCATCCGGCATCTCCGGGGGGGCGAGGCGACGAAGATCAAATACCGAAAGACCAGAAGCCCCAAAGCTTCCGATAAACTCGTAACGGTGAAGTAA
- a CDS encoding rod shape-determining protein, with protein sequence MLSKDIGIDLGTANVLIHVKGRGVVLDEPSVVAIESDTKRVLAVGEEARRMVGRTPGNIVAIRPLKDGVIADFEITEMMLKYFINKVGGKRWYSHPRILICAPTNITSVEQKAIREAAERCGAREVFLEEEPKAAAIGAGMDIFQPSGNMVVDIGGGTTDVAVLSMGDIVTSSSLKVAGDKFDAAIMKYIKTKYKLLIGERTSEDIKIKIGTVYPDGRNETMDIRGRDMVSGLPLTISIHSNEVQEALWEPVASIVTAAKTVLERTPPELSADIIDRGVILTGGGAMLHGIDQLLADELKVPVLVADNPMSCVVKGTGIMLDNLDKVSKRKYS encoded by the coding sequence ATGCTTAGCAAGGATATTGGCATCGATCTGGGGACGGCGAACGTCCTGATTCACGTAAAAGGACGAGGCGTCGTCTTGGATGAGCCGTCGGTAGTCGCCATCGAGAGCGATACGAAGCGGGTACTGGCCGTTGGCGAAGAAGCCCGCCGGATGGTAGGGCGGACGCCGGGCAACATCGTCGCCATCAGACCGCTGAAGGATGGCGTGATTGCCGATTTCGAAATCACCGAAATGATGCTTAAATATTTTATCAACAAAGTGGGCGGCAAAAGGTGGTACAGCCACCCGCGCATTCTGATCTGCGCTCCCACCAACATCACTTCCGTGGAACAAAAAGCGATCCGCGAGGCTGCAGAGCGCTGCGGTGCACGGGAAGTATTTCTGGAGGAGGAGCCGAAGGCGGCTGCGATCGGCGCGGGCATGGATATTTTTCAGCCGAGCGGGAACATGGTCGTCGATATCGGCGGAGGCACGACGGACGTTGCGGTATTGTCGATGGGCGACATCGTGACGTCCTCTTCGCTCAAAGTCGCGGGGGACAAGTTCGACGCGGCGATCATGAAATATATTAAAACGAAGTACAAGCTGCTTATCGGCGAACGGACTTCGGAAGATATCAAAATCAAAATCGGGACGGTATATCCGGACGGACGCAATGAAACGATGGACATTCGCGGACGCGACATGGTAAGCGGGCTTCCGCTGACGATCTCCATCCATTCGAATGAAGTGCAGGAGGCTTTGTGGGAGCCGGTGGCTTCTATTGTCACCGCCGCCAAAACGGTGCTGGAGAGGACTCCTCCCGAATTGTCCGCCGATATTATCGACCGCGGAGTTATTTTGACCGGCGGAGGTGCGATGCTGCACGGCATTGACCAGCTGCTCGCCGACGAATTGAAGGTGCCCGTGCTTGTGGCGGACAACCCTATGAGCTGTGTCGTTAAAGGGACAGGCATCATGCTCGATAACCTGGATAAAGTATCGAAACGGAAATACAGCTGA
- a CDS encoding flagellar hook-basal body protein, producing MLRGLYTAASGMIAQQRKHDTVTNNIANINTPGFKQGTGISRSFPEMLIERIRSGGAPGEPPTARVGRLTTGVMAEENVSVHAQGDIQETQNPYDFALISDIQVPGATFDASGKYVDADGQRVIQPQAFFTVLNANGEQRYSLNGKFTVDVNGNLITSEGNRVAGRDGQPIVLIDPTTQAPITNFRISKSGLFTNRDGQPIMGANNQPLNLLISRVEDPNQLVREGNGLYRLNADNATQVQPVGLNDQVEVRQGYIERSNVDAGQSMVDMMSALRAYEANQKVVQFYDKSMEKAVNDVGRI from the coding sequence ATGTTAAGAGGACTTTACACCGCAGCCTCAGGTATGATCGCTCAGCAGCGCAAGCACGATACGGTAACGAACAACATCGCGAATATCAACACGCCGGGTTTTAAGCAGGGGACAGGCATCTCCCGTTCGTTTCCGGAGATGTTGATCGAGCGGATCCGCAGCGGCGGCGCTCCCGGAGAGCCGCCTACCGCCCGGGTCGGAAGGCTAACGACCGGCGTAATGGCCGAGGAGAACGTATCCGTTCATGCGCAAGGCGACATACAGGAGACGCAGAACCCTTATGATTTTGCGCTCATTTCCGATATTCAGGTGCCTGGTGCGACTTTCGACGCTTCCGGCAAATACGTCGACGCGGACGGCCAGCGCGTTATTCAACCGCAGGCGTTTTTCACGGTTTTGAATGCAAATGGGGAACAGCGGTACTCGCTGAACGGGAAATTTACGGTGGATGTGAACGGAAACCTGATTACCTCGGAAGGGAACCGGGTGGCCGGACGCGACGGACAACCAATCGTGCTGATCGATCCGACTACGCAAGCGCCGATTACCAACTTCCGCATCAGCAAGTCGGGACTGTTCACCAATCGGGACGGTCAGCCTATTATGGGAGCGAACAACCAGCCGCTCAATTTGCTGATTTCCCGCGTGGAAGACCCGAACCAGCTCGTTCGGGAGGGGAACGGCTTGTACCGGCTGAATGCCGATAACGCCACCCAGGTTCAACCGGTAGGTCTGAACGACCAAGTCGAAGTGCGCCAAGGGTACATAGAACGTTCCAACGTGGACGCCGGGCAATCGATGGTGGACATGATGTCCGCGCTTCGGGCGTACGAAGCCAACCAGAAAGTTGTGCAATTTTACGATAAAAGCATGGAAAAAGCCGTAAACGACGTCGGACGGATCTAG
- a CDS encoding flagellar hook-basal body protein: MNNSMINSSVSMRALQQKLDLTANNIANVNTTGYKRKEASFQDVLTSVKQQPRGFQKEGRLSPLGYNQGWGAKLVHAEVNMAQGSLVASENPLDVAIEGDGMFELTVNTLDANGQPVQQTAWTRNGAFQLSPGPAGSDTFYLTTKDGHFVMGADDNPISVPANHQVRIDAGGSVMAYSETDKSAAPVPAGQIKMVRVIRPQLLEQMGDNLYGLPQNATNREEILQTVDPAVPNEADPITVRQGFLEQSNVNLADEMSELTIVQRAFQLNSRAITSSDTMMNLANNLRG; the protein is encoded by the coding sequence ATGAACAATTCCATGATTAATTCATCGGTATCGATGCGTGCGCTGCAGCAAAAGCTCGATCTGACCGCGAACAATATCGCCAATGTCAATACGACAGGCTACAAGCGGAAAGAGGCGTCCTTTCAGGATGTGCTCACCAGCGTCAAACAGCAGCCTCGCGGCTTCCAGAAAGAAGGCCGCTTGTCCCCGCTCGGTTACAATCAAGGCTGGGGTGCCAAGCTTGTCCACGCGGAAGTGAATATGGCCCAAGGTTCGCTGGTCGCTTCCGAAAATCCGCTTGATGTGGCGATCGAAGGGGACGGAATGTTTGAGTTAACTGTCAATACTCTCGATGCTAACGGTCAGCCTGTGCAGCAGACGGCATGGACACGCAACGGCGCTTTCCAGTTGTCCCCGGGACCCGCGGGTTCGGATACGTTTTATTTGACGACCAAAGACGGGCACTTTGTGATGGGAGCCGATGATAATCCGATTTCCGTACCGGCCAATCATCAGGTTAGAATCGACGCCGGCGGTTCGGTGATGGCTTACAGCGAAACCGATAAGTCGGCGGCGCCGGTGCCGGCAGGGCAAATCAAGATGGTGCGGGTCATTCGCCCGCAGCTCCTGGAGCAAATGGGCGACAACCTGTACGGGCTGCCGCAAAATGCGACGAATAGGGAAGAGATCCTGCAAACCGTGGATCCTGCCGTACCGAATGAAGCCGACCCGATCACCGTGCGCCAAGGTTTTTTGGAGCAATCCAATGTGAATTTGGCCGATGAGATGTCCGAGCTGACGATCGTTCAGCGCGCGTTTCAGCTTAATTCGCGGGCGATCACCTCTTCCGATACGATGATGAACTTGGCGAACAATCTGCGCGGATAA
- a CDS encoding DNA-directed RNA polymerase subunit beta, translating to MKAEQPKERKQDQAKPKKLRPRWKVILWTVGKVLLVPVLCVAGLIGGLMIGYVYIGGQPVPEVFQMETWKHMVDLVFAAS from the coding sequence TTGAAGGCGGAACAACCCAAGGAACGGAAACAAGATCAAGCGAAACCGAAAAAGCTGCGGCCCAGGTGGAAAGTGATTCTCTGGACGGTTGGAAAGGTGCTGCTTGTGCCTGTCCTTTGCGTTGCCGGATTGATCGGCGGGCTTATGATCGGATATGTATATATTGGCGGGCAGCCGGTGCCTGAAGTGTTTCAAATGGAAACATGGAAGCACATGGTCGATTTGGTTTTCGCCGCTTCGTAA
- a CDS encoding CDP-alcohol phosphatidyltransferase family protein has product MNVPNLLTICRFILIPVYLLVFSSGHIKTAFLVLLIAGLTDVLDGYIARTRKLVTQLGSMLDPLADKSMMITVILSLVFSGMIPWEAAMAMFVRDAGMIAGSAFFHFRGKKTVPANAMGKLTTVLYYIAILFIVFQFPFAQTYLWFVIGVSFVTSVIYILQFRSLNKEDMRSSQ; this is encoded by the coding sequence ATGAACGTGCCTAATTTGCTGACGATATGTCGGTTTATTCTGATTCCGGTCTATCTCCTGGTCTTTTCGTCAGGACATATCAAAACGGCATTTCTCGTGCTTTTGATCGCCGGATTGACCGATGTATTGGACGGTTATATTGCACGCACACGGAAGCTGGTCACCCAATTGGGAAGCATGCTCGATCCGCTTGCCGATAAATCGATGATGATCACAGTCATCTTGTCGCTCGTTTTTTCGGGAATGATTCCGTGGGAAGCGGCTATGGCGATGTTTGTCCGGGATGCCGGGATGATCGCAGGTTCGGCGTTTTTCCATTTTCGGGGCAAGAAGACGGTTCCGGCCAATGCGATGGGCAAATTGACGACGGTGCTTTATTACATAGCGATTTTATTTATCGTTTTTCAGTTTCCGTTCGCCCAAACGTATTTATGGTTTGTGATCGGAGTTTCCTTTGTGACGTCCGTCATTTATATTTTGCAGTTTCGTTCCCTTAACAAAGAGGATATGCGATCGAGCCAATGA
- the fabZ gene encoding 3-hydroxyacyl-ACP dehydratase FabZ has protein sequence MLDATQIQEIIPHRYPFLLVDRILEVEPGVRAVGIKNVTMNEPFFPGHFPGYPVMPGVLIVEALAQVGSVAMLMVEANRGKLGFFAGIDGFRFRGQVVPGDTLTLEVEITRLKGSIGKGQAKAKVGDRLVAEGELMFALSDRT, from the coding sequence TTGTTAGATGCCACCCAAATTCAAGAAATTATTCCACACCGGTATCCTTTTTTGCTGGTCGACCGTATTTTGGAAGTAGAGCCTGGAGTACGGGCCGTCGGCATCAAAAACGTGACGATGAACGAACCTTTTTTTCCCGGCCATTTTCCCGGTTATCCGGTGATGCCCGGCGTGCTTATTGTAGAAGCGCTCGCCCAGGTCGGGAGCGTCGCCATGCTGATGGTCGAAGCGAACCGGGGCAAACTCGGTTTTTTTGCCGGCATTGACGGCTTCCGGTTTCGCGGACAAGTTGTTCCTGGCGATACGTTAACGCTAGAGGTGGAAATCACCCGACTGAAGGGTTCCATCGGCAAAGGTCAGGCTAAAGCCAAGGTTGGCGACCGTTTGGTAGCGGAAGGCGAATTGATGTTCGCATTGTCCGATCGGACCTGA